In Deferribacteraceae bacterium V6Fe1, one genomic interval encodes:
- the bamD gene encoding outer membrane protein assembly factor BamD, giving the protein MNKIFLVMALTLLIIVGCGKKPEPNKSADVWLKEGLTYFEKGKYKKAAEAFEQSILEADNPEIAAQAQLFLADSYFFLNQFDEAIPSYEEYLDIYPDNEYAKQALYRLALCYYKQIDTIDRDQTNTIKALENFKKLKDRFPEYAKTVETNAKIKELREMLAEREYYVAKFYLRTKKFKAAEMRFKTVLEQYPDTEIFPKAAIDYAEYIVERSNNKTEAIAILTQALKNENGKKYLKSVSNLLGKLQEELKVN; this is encoded by the coding sequence ATGAATAAGATTTTTTTAGTTATGGCATTGACTCTTTTAATCATTGTTGGTTGCGGGAAAAAACCGGAGCCCAATAAATCCGCGGACGTTTGGCTAAAAGAGGGTTTAACATATTTTGAGAAGGGGAAATACAAGAAAGCAGCAGAGGCTTTCGAACAGTCTATTTTAGAGGCTGACAACCCGGAAATTGCCGCACAGGCTCAGCTTTTCCTTGCTGACTCATATTTTTTTCTAAACCAGTTTGATGAAGCAATTCCATCTTACGAAGAGTATTTGGATATATACCCCGATAATGAATATGCCAAACAGGCTTTATACAGACTTGCTCTATGTTATTACAAACAGATTGACACAATAGACAGAGATCAAACAAACACAATCAAAGCCCTTGAAAATTTTAAAAAGCTTAAAGATAGATTCCCGGAATATGCAAAGACGGTAGAAACCAACGCTAAAATTAAAGAGCTGAGAGAGATGCTTGCCGAAAGGGAATATTATGTAGCAAAATTCTATTTAAGGACCAAAAAATTTAAGGCAGCGGAAATGAGGTTTAAAACTGTTCTTGAGCAATACCCAGATACAGAGATATTCCCGAAGGCAGCAATCGACTATGCAGAATATATTGTAGAACGCTCCAATAATAAAACTGAAGCCATAGCTATACTTACGCAGGCTCTGAAAAATGAAAACGGCAAAAAGTATCTTAAGAGCGTAAGTAATCTTTTAGGCAAACTGCAAGAAGAATTAAAAGTAAATTAA